The Rhodococcus rhodochrous DNA window TCCCTATGTCCGCTACTTCCGCTTCGCCGTTCATCGTTCCCAAGTCCGGCGCCGAGAACCCCGACAACTACTTCACCTTCCAGATCGAGGAAGACGGACCGACGTATCGGCTGCCGTTCCTGCAGTACTTGCCAGGGCCAGCTGTCGAACTGCTCGAGCATCCCGGCAATCGTGGTTCGTACGGCTTCGTGAAGGAACTGATCCGGCGGGTCGACCCGAAGGTCGCCGCTGCGATATCCGCTGCGAAGCTCACCCGTCCGCAGCTGCTCGGAACCTTCCGGACCGAGAAGACCGGTGAGAAGGACAAGGACGGCAACGATATCGAGAAGGACGTCGTCGTCGAGCACGGCATCCACTCGATGTGGGTCGAGGCATCGAAGGTGTCGGAGGGGGAATCCTCGGCCTCCGACGCCTCCTAGCCGACCCGGAGACGGCGGGGGCCATCCAGGCCGACCTGCTCGACCGGGGACTGAACCTCGTAGATCTCGGGACGTGGAAACTGTCGTACTGGGACCTGCTGTGCGTGTTCCGGTGGCTGAAATCTGATTCGGCGCTGATGCGTCTGCGACACCCGGATTCGTGGCAGTGGAACCTCATCGAGTACCTCCTCGCCGGGATCTTCGACGGCATCCAAGGCGGCAACTGGCAACGCGCCGGCAACAAGAACACGCCGAAACCGAAGCCACTGCCACGACCCGGCATCGACGGGAAGAAGGCGAACACACGTGTCGTCAAGGACACCGACGTGGTCTCGGTGCCGGCAACCGACATTCGTGCCGAACTCGCACGCCGGCGCGCCCAGTACACGCAGGCCGCCGTCGCTGTCGCGGACCCGGTCGAGCTACCCGAACCCACTCGGCCGGCCCGCCGCGGCCGACTCCGAGCGGCGGAGGTACGCGCGATCCGAAAGATGGCTCGAGCCGGTCTCAATGCGGAACAACTCGCCGCGGGATTCGGCTCCAGCGTCACGAGTATCGAGAAGATCGTCGCAGGGAAGACGTACCGCTGGATCGCGTGACGAGTACGATGACCGATCTAGCGTCGGATGATGCGAGCGACCTTACGGATGCGAGCGTCATTTCTTTCCCGGCGTTCAGCGATGGCCTTGTCGTCACCCGGCCACGTCACTAGCCATGCTGCGGCCATTATTACGAGCGCGATGATGATCGCCGCCGTCGATTGGGTGCCAATACCCACGAACAGCACGATCATGCCGATGAGGCCGACAAACGTTTTAGGTCGCATATCTGAGCCCTCCATTGAATGAATGGGGGAATTGTACGTTTTGCATGCCCTATCAGGTAGTAGGGGGCGAGCTTATTGGGCGTGTGTGGTGACGACAGCACGCAAATCTCGATCCCACCGTATGAAACTGAACATCGAACCGTGAAGCCCCCATTCTTGTCTCGCGACGGGGGCTTTCGCGTGCCCGGGCTCGGGCGGCAGGAGGTGGCTTATGGCCGGCATGGAACTAGCCACGGCATATGTGTCCCTGGTCGTGGATACCAAGGGCATGTCGCGGGAGATCGATCGGACGCTACGGGCATCAGGCGCGGCCGCCGACCGCGCGGGCCGCGACATGGGCGATCGGATGTCGTCCGCGCTCGGGAAGACACTCAAGGCTGGCGCGATCGGCGCGACCGCAGCAGCCACCACCGCCGCGGTCGCCGGGATCGGCACCGCGCTGAATAAGGGCTGGCAGCGGCTCTACGCCATCGACGACGCGCAAGGCAAGCTGACAGCGCTCGGTCATACTTCGCAGTCGACCGCGAAGATCATGGAGTCTGCCCTCGCTTCGGTGAAGGGAACCTCGTACGGACTCGGTGAAGCCGCCACGATCTCTGCATCGGCTGTGGCGGCCGGTATCGAGCCCGGCAAGGAATTGACCAAGTACCTGTCGTTGATCGCGGACACCGCGACCGTCGCCGGTGCGCCCCTGGAAGAGATCGGCCTGTTGTTCAATCAGGCCACCACCAAGGGCAAGGTCTACACGCTGCAGCTCAACCAGCTCGCGCAGCGTGGCATCCCGATCTACCAGTACCTCGCGAAGGAACTCGGGGTCACTCAGGAGGCCCTGTCGGACATGGTGTCCGAGGGCAAAGTCGACGCCGAAACCTACCGGCGCGCGATCGAGAACAACATCGGCGGCGCGGCGACCGCGGCGACGACCGTGTCCTCGCAGTGGGCGAACACCATGGCCGCGATGGGCCGTCTCGGTGCCGCAGCTCTCGAGCCGACCTTCGGTCGGCTGACGGGCTGGCTCGGGTCCGGCATCGAGGGAATCGACGACCTGACCAATCAGGTGAAGCCCCTTGCACAGGCGCTCGACGCCAAGGTGTTCGAAGAATGGGGGCCGAAACTCGCCGAGGCATTCTCGGCGCTTCGTGACAATGATCTCGCGACGGACTCGGTGGAACGCCTGCAGTCTGTGTTCTCGGATCTGATGTCGACGGCGGAGGTCCTGTGGCCATCGGTGCGGCAGATCGGGGAGTCGTTGCTTGCGGCGACCGCGGCTACAGGCGTGTCGACGTGGCAAATCTTGCTGTCGACACTTGAGGCAGTTGCCCCCATCCTCGATTCCGCTCTGGTGCCGGCGCTGCAGCTGGTGGCGTCGCTGATGGAGGACAACCAGTGGGCCGTGACAGGGCTCATGTTGGCGTTCGCGGCGTTCCGGACGGTCCCCGCTCTGATGCGTCCAGTTGCGGCGGGCATCGCGTCGGTCACGTCCGCCGTGTCTGGTGCACGTGCCGGAGTCGCGAACTTCGGTGGAGCGGTGCGGGACTCGTACGCGTGGGCCAGGCAAGCCAACCCCCAGATGTCGGCGTTCTCCCAGACCGTGAAGGTGGCGGGTGTGAATGCGTCGGCCGCGTTCGGTTCGATTCGTCAAGGCGCGTCGAATGCAATCGCTGCAATGGGTGGGCTTGCAACGCTTGGTGTCACCGCCGCCCTGATTGCGATTCCCCAGTTGGTCACCTCTGCGAAGAACTGGGACCGGCAGGCCGAGATCAGCAGAAGCGCATCCGATGACGTTGCAGAGGCGCAACGTCGGATGGCGGAGGCATTCAATGATTCTGCCGGGAAGATCGACGACAGCGTGTTCTCTGAGGTCTCGACGCAGGCCGAGTTGCTGATACAGGAAATCGAGTCTCTCGCAGAGTCCGGTCCGGGATTCTGGGATGCGTTCACTGCAGCTGGCAAGGATATTGCAGCGCCCTTCCAAGGGGAGTGGTGGACGGGCACCGAGGAGTACGACGAACAGGTTCGCGTTGCTGAACAAGCGCAGCGGACACTGGCCGCGCTCAACGATCTCGGAATCGGCACTTCCGAAGTTGCGCGTGCTATCGCCGGTGGTCAAGGTTCCTGGAACTCGTTCATCGGCAGTCTGCGCGCCACTGGAGAGGTTTCCGAGGACACGATCAGTCACCTGGAAGGTCTTCGTCGCACGGTCCTCGATCAACGTGAAGCAGCGAAGAGACTGTCCCCGGGAATCATGGAGTTGTCCGACCACTTCGCGACCCTTGCGGATACAGCATCCACAGCCGACGACAAGTCGAGCGCTCTCAAGCGCACTCTCGACATCCTCGCAGGCGGCACGCCTGATCTGAACGACGCGATGCAGGAATACAACGAGATGGTACGGGATGTCTCGGAGGCGACCGCTGATGTCTGGGACAAATCGAAGGGTTGGGCACAGGAACTCATCGGCGAGAACGGCGTCGATACGGCCACTACGAACGGAGCGAAGCTCCGTGACACCTTCCTGGAAATCCGTGATGCGACCGCCGATGTTGTCGCATCTGGTGGCGACTTGGACGCCAGGCTGGCACAGAACGACGAGTTGTTCCAGAGACTCGCCACGTCGACGGGGTTGTCGATCGACGAGATCATGCGGCTCGCAGAACTCGAATCCTATCTTCCTGAGGTCTTCGAACTGGCCGTGCGGATTCAGGGTGCGGAGGACACCGAGTCGCAGCTGGCGGCGATCGGCACCTATATCGATCAGGTCCCGGACAAACCGTTGGTTCTCAACACCGATGGCCTCGAGAGTGCGATCGACAAACTTCGCGAGTACGGGTTCGAGGTCGAGGACATCGGCAACGGACAGGTCAAGATCGATATCGACGATGTCGAGGCGAACACGAAGCTCGACGAGTTCATCGCGGGACTTGAAGGGCTCGAGGACGTCGAGGTAATCCCCGGCGTCGACCTGGACACGA harbors:
- a CDS encoding tape measure protein, with amino-acid sequence MELATAYVSLVVDTKGMSREIDRTLRASGAAADRAGRDMGDRMSSALGKTLKAGAIGATAAATTAAVAGIGTALNKGWQRLYAIDDAQGKLTALGHTSQSTAKIMESALASVKGTSYGLGEAATISASAVAAGIEPGKELTKYLSLIADTATVAGAPLEEIGLLFNQATTKGKVYTLQLNQLAQRGIPIYQYLAKELGVTQEALSDMVSEGKVDAETYRRAIENNIGGAATAATTVSSQWANTMAAMGRLGAAALEPTFGRLTGWLGSGIEGIDDLTNQVKPLAQALDAKVFEEWGPKLAEAFSALRDNDLATDSVERLQSVFSDLMSTAEVLWPSVRQIGESLLAATAATGVSTWQILLSTLEAVAPILDSALVPALQLVASLMEDNQWAVTGLMLAFAAFRTVPALMRPVAAGIASVTSAVSGARAGVANFGGAVRDSYAWARQANPQMSAFSQTVKVAGVNASAAFGSIRQGASNAIAAMGGLATLGVTAALIAIPQLVTSAKNWDRQAEISRSASDDVAEAQRRMAEAFNDSAGKIDDSVFSEVSTQAELLIQEIESLAESGPGFWDAFTAAGKDIAAPFQGEWWTGTEEYDEQVRVAEQAQRTLAALNDLGIGTSEVARAIAGGQGSWNSFIGSLRATGEVSEDTISHLEGLRRTVLDQREAAKRLSPGIMELSDHFATLADTASTADDKSSALKRTLDILAGGTPDLNDAMQEYNEMVRDVSEATADVWDKSKGWAQELIGENGVDTATTNGAKLRDTFLEIRDATADVVASGGDLDARLAQNDELFQRLATSTGLSIDEIMRLAELESYLPEVFELAVRIQGAEDTESQLAAIGTYIDQVPDKPLVLNTDGLESAIDKLREYGFEVEDIGNGQVKIDIDDVEANTKLDEFIAGLEGLEDVEVIPGVDLDTTMFDAKADTVDDVIALLHDQVAEAEADLVITKLQEGKEVSLKELADLSEKTADPEVYLKDLQKFLADAGLVERTIAELPKTHDVQIRFTETYAAARAANPGFVGPLAVPMHATGARLPTTGPGTDRTDGILAATRAGTPVAWVDGGEWIVNSRSSEKYNGLLAAINRDDPRLSMLPAFADGGPIVQSMVRAVQRRFPGMEFTSGLRFTDNGYHSKNQAADFSNTGAGMPSTPEMRALAAWIADNYAGITLQLIHSPFNRNIGQGQGFVGDGVGFYGSGTMAEHQDHVHWAVSQEVGEPTGSTPMGMEPPSEWTEKDELALESARVAVLQAMEARDKAYANEKKSDADRQQADIKVAQAELKVRELEKKRDGEGGAAMIVTPAPELEGEMDEDSLAVRRAEIAILDAQLARDKVYSDPDSTTIDKEKADLAVFEARNNLDTTIERIEEREEKDKGTGKDGWTTETLRDRVASYGAQVAGIMFDSALEIFGIESRWLDIPWPKYELGSAKDGKSKKKSKEKKPEIIGSRQGDAADGEGAHAHPLAGLLGYDGLQDFAGKLPGTGTPKWIEDLLRKGPKVYDSGGWLNPGDIGINLGRDPEPVFTPAEFDNIAQIANLDSLEPAAPTSYDFSIQIVQPTFANESRMIRSATDAQRRQMMRYGGRMV